The Geotoga petraea region TTTCCATATCTGAATTATCTCAGAGACAACAAATACCAAAAGACTTTTTGGAAAAGATTTTTTCAGAACTTAGAGATGCAGGTATTTTGAAATCTATAAGAGGTAGATATGGTGGTTATGTTTTATTAAAAGAACCAAAAAATATTAGATTAAGTGAAATAGTAAATATATTAGATAAACCGCTACAATCTTATGAATGTGTTAGTGGAGAATGTAATTTAGAAATTAGTTGTGCAGTAGAGTTTGTATGGAAGAGGGTTCACAATATAATGATGTTGGAACTGGACAAGATGACTTTACAAGATATTATGGATTATGGAATGAAATTGTCAAAATTGAGCAATAATGGAGATGTACAAAAAAATGTCGAATAAAAGAGCAA contains the following coding sequences:
- a CDS encoding RrF2 family transcriptional regulator, with protein sequence MGLTVKSSYAMRALFELALLNKDGVKKVSISELSQRQQIPKDFLEKIFSELRDAGILKSIRGRYGGYVLLKEPKNIRLSEIVNILDKPLQSYECVSGECNLEISCAVEFVWKRVHNIMMLELDKMTLQDIMDYGMKLSKLSNNGDVQKNVE